A single Pseudoxanthomonas sp. DNA region contains:
- the yidD gene encoding membrane protein insertion efficiency factor YidD, translated as MLARLLILLLKGYKRFISPMLGPRCRFVPSCSEYAMEAIGRFGPVKGGWMAIRRIGRCHPLHPGGHDPVPPRSDSFSPHSCTGHH; from the coding sequence ATGCTCGCCCGCCTGCTCATCCTGCTGCTGAAGGGCTACAAGCGCTTCATCAGTCCTATGCTAGGGCCGCGGTGCCGCTTCGTCCCTTCGTGTTCGGAGTACGCCATGGAGGCGATCGGCCGCTTCGGACCCGTCAAAGGCGGCTGGATGGCGATTCGCCGGATCGGCCGCTGCCATCCCCTGCACCCCGGTGGCCACGATCCCGTCCCTCCGCGGAGCGACAGTTTCTCCCCCCATTCCTGCACAGGACACCACTGA
- the ubiG gene encoding bifunctional 2-polyprenyl-6-hydroxyphenol methylase/3-demethylubiquinol 3-O-methyltransferase UbiG — protein MTTTTSPRDDNFTQAELDKFGALANRWWDPDGPQKALHALNPVRLAYVRDRVRLSGAAALDVGCGGGLLSEALAREGAQVTAIDLAPELVKVGRLHKLESGVQVDYQLRSVESLAEERPGSFDVVTCMEMLEHVPDPASIIRACHTLLKPGGQLFLSTLNRTPAAFALAIVGAEYIARLLPKGTHHYQEFIKPSELAAWLREAGFRLQDVTGLAYEPWRQRARLTSRTDVNYLASAVKP, from the coding sequence ATGACGACCACGACTTCCCCCCGCGACGACAATTTCACCCAGGCCGAACTGGACAAGTTCGGTGCGCTGGCCAACCGCTGGTGGGACCCGGATGGTCCCCAGAAAGCCTTGCACGCGCTGAACCCCGTCCGCCTGGCCTACGTCCGCGACCGCGTGCGGCTCTCCGGCGCCGCCGCACTCGACGTCGGCTGCGGCGGCGGGCTGCTCAGCGAAGCGCTGGCGCGCGAGGGCGCCCAGGTCACCGCGATCGACCTGGCCCCGGAACTGGTGAAGGTCGGTCGACTGCACAAGCTGGAGTCGGGCGTGCAGGTGGACTATCAGCTGCGGTCGGTCGAATCGCTGGCCGAGGAGCGACCGGGCAGCTTCGACGTGGTCACCTGCATGGAGATGTTGGAACACGTGCCGGACCCGGCCTCGATCATCCGCGCCTGCCACACCCTGCTCAAGCCGGGCGGGCAGCTGTTCCTGTCCACGTTGAACCGCACGCCGGCGGCCTTCGCGCTGGCCATCGTCGGCGCCGAGTACATCGCGCGCCTGTTGCCGAAGGGCACGCACCACTACCAGGAATTCATCAAGCCGTCGGAACTGGCCGCGTGGCTGCGCGAGGCCGGCTTCCGGCTGCAGGACGTCACCGGCCTGGCCTACGAACCGTGGCGGCAGCGCGCGCGGCTGACCTCGCGTACCGACGTGAACTATCTGGCCAGCGCGGTGAAGCCGTGA
- a CDS encoding phytoene/squalene synthase family protein — protein MSDSAALDSFLDKWRARWPEWSVAEIFVSPERRDIAQAWFALLQEFDDVLNVSGDPLPADAKLAWWGEELRGWSAQRSRHPLGRRLEPVRAPWASLADALPVLAAARETPAGRDEAFAALASYGAAVSAVEAYVLGRAPDPETVVAQVLAARLADVGTAAVPAAFRQADDAASVRGWATDVLQRWPASRQGARERRVLAAYARGRLERLSRTGAPAPLPSRPVLLFTGWRAARGD, from the coding sequence ATGTCCGACTCCGCCGCCCTCGACAGCTTCCTCGACAAATGGCGTGCACGCTGGCCCGAGTGGTCGGTCGCCGAGATCTTCGTGTCGCCCGAGCGCCGGGATATCGCGCAGGCGTGGTTCGCGTTGCTGCAGGAGTTCGATGACGTCCTGAACGTCAGCGGCGACCCGCTGCCGGCCGATGCCAAGCTGGCGTGGTGGGGCGAAGAACTGCGTGGCTGGAGTGCGCAGCGCTCGCGCCATCCGCTCGGCCGCCGGCTGGAACCGGTGCGCGCGCCGTGGGCGTCGTTGGCCGACGCGTTGCCGGTGCTGGCCGCCGCAAGAGAAACGCCGGCGGGCCGCGACGAGGCCTTCGCGGCGCTGGCGTCTTATGGCGCTGCGGTCTCCGCCGTGGAAGCCTACGTACTTGGTCGCGCGCCGGATCCTGAGACCGTCGTGGCGCAGGTGCTGGCCGCACGTCTGGCCGACGTGGGTACCGCCGCCGTGCCGGCGGCGTTCCGGCAGGCGGACGATGCGGCGTCCGTCCGGGGCTGGGCCACGGATGTCCTGCAGCGCTGGCCTGCATCGCGCCAGGGTGCGCGCGAGCGTCGTGTGCTCGCCGCGTATGCGCGGGGCAGGCTGGAGCGACTGTCGCGCACGGGAGCGCCCGCACCGCTGCCATCGCGCCCCGTTCTGCTGTTCACCGGCTGGCGTGCCGCGCGCGGCGACTGA
- the dksA gene encoding RNA polymerase-binding protein DksA: MAAKKPAKKAAKAAKKPAQTVAKKPVVKKAVAKKPASKPVAKKAASKPVAKKPVAKKAAPAKKAAAPAKKPVAKPAAKQAAPVRKAVAKATKPAVAKKPAPAPATKAPAAKAAPAKVPAKAVKSAPTPAPKPAAKPAPAKSAPTAAATKTPVPATAAKAAAQAPAPAAKVPSPPKPVPVPKTNTKNAKTAAAVEAPASPRPAVARPVGKVAVAVAARPSAPVVRGKVKEVPYKTDEATGRPIVPTGYKPSPDEEYMSALQLEYFRQRLLQWRADLVEESKQTIENLKDEVRDIGDEAERATRETENSLELRTRDRYRKLIGKIDSTLKRLDAGDYGYCVDTGEEIGLDRLEARLTAERTIDAQERWEHLQKQQGD, encoded by the coding sequence GTGGCTGCAAAGAAACCTGCGAAGAAGGCCGCCAAGGCCGCCAAGAAACCCGCTCAGACCGTCGCCAAGAAGCCTGTCGTGAAGAAGGCTGTCGCCAAGAAGCCGGCCTCCAAGCCGGTGGCGAAGAAAGCGGCCTCCAAGCCGGTCGCCAAGAAGCCGGTCGCCAAGAAGGCCGCGCCGGCCAAGAAGGCGGCAGCCCCGGCGAAGAAGCCGGTGGCCAAGCCCGCGGCGAAACAGGCGGCGCCGGTCAGGAAGGCGGTCGCCAAGGCGACCAAGCCCGCAGTCGCCAAGAAGCCCGCGCCCGCGCCGGCCACCAAGGCGCCCGCCGCCAAGGCGGCTCCTGCGAAAGTGCCGGCCAAGGCCGTGAAATCCGCTCCCACCCCCGCACCGAAGCCTGCCGCAAAGCCGGCTCCGGCAAAGTCCGCCCCCACCGCGGCTGCGACCAAGACTCCCGTGCCTGCAACCGCCGCCAAGGCGGCTGCCCAGGCCCCGGCGCCCGCCGCCAAGGTTCCGTCCCCCCCGAAGCCTGTGCCAGTCCCGAAAACGAATACCAAGAACGCCAAAACCGCTGCTGCCGTCGAAGCGCCCGCCAGCCCCCGTCCCGCCGTCGCCCGTCCCGTGGGGAAGGTCGCGGTCGCCGTGGCGGCCCGGCCTTCCGCGCCGGTCGTGCGTGGCAAGGTGAAAGAAGTGCCCTACAAGACCGACGAAGCCACCGGCCGTCCGATCGTGCCGACCGGCTACAAGCCCTCGCCCGACGAGGAGTACATGAGCGCCCTGCAGCTCGAGTACTTCCGCCAGCGCCTGCTGCAATGGCGTGCCGACCTGGTCGAGGAGTCCAAGCAGACCATCGAGAACCTCAAGGACGAAGTCCGCGACATCGGCGACGAGGCCGAGCGTGCGACCCGCGAGACCGAGAACTCGCTGGAACTGCGCACCCGCGACCGCTACCGCAAGCTGATCGGCAAGATCGACAGCACGCTCAAGCGGCTGGACGCCGGCGACTACGGCTACTGCGTCGACACCGGCGAAGAGATCGGCCTGGACCGCCTGGAGGCGCGCCTGACCGCCGAACGCACGATCGACGCGCAGGAACGCTGGGAGCATCTGCAGAAGCAGCAGGGCGATTGA
- a CDS encoding phosphoglycolate phosphatase, giving the protein MTATGFPRAALFDLDGTLLDSAPDMLATANRMRASRGLGPMTLDGLRPHVSKGARAMLAASFPYMEQQPREALVPEFLAIYQEELGRHSVLFDGVAEMLDALEAAGSTWGIVTNKPEYLARDILPQLGWETRCAVLIGGDTLAEKKPHPLPLQVAAERIGIAIADCVYVGDDERDIQAAHAAGMPSIAALWGYRQAHEVPAEWSADVMCETAGELQHAAAWPGSRLVVGAT; this is encoded by the coding sequence GTGACCGCGACGGGATTCCCGCGCGCGGCGTTGTTCGACCTGGACGGCACGCTGCTCGACAGCGCGCCCGACATGCTGGCCACCGCCAACCGCATGCGTGCCTCGCGCGGTCTCGGTCCGATGACGCTCGACGGCCTGCGTCCCCACGTCTCGAAGGGCGCGCGCGCGATGCTGGCCGCGTCGTTCCCGTACATGGAACAGCAACCTCGCGAAGCGCTGGTGCCGGAGTTCCTGGCGATCTACCAGGAAGAGCTCGGCCGCCACAGCGTGCTGTTCGACGGCGTGGCGGAGATGCTCGATGCGCTCGAAGCGGCCGGCAGCACCTGGGGCATCGTCACCAACAAGCCGGAATACCTGGCGCGCGACATCCTGCCGCAACTCGGCTGGGAGACGCGTTGCGCCGTGCTGATCGGCGGCGACACGCTGGCGGAGAAGAAGCCGCATCCGCTGCCGTTGCAGGTCGCCGCCGAGCGCATCGGCATCGCCATCGCCGACTGCGTGTACGTGGGCGACGACGAGCGCGACATCCAGGCCGCCCATGCCGCCGGCATGCCGTCGATCGCGGCGCTGTGGGGATATCGGCAGGCGCATGAGGTCCCGGCGGAGTGGAGCGCGGACGTGATGTGCGAGACCGCGGGTGAATTGCAGCATGCTGCGGCGTGGCCTGGGAGCCGGCTTGTTGTAGGAGCGACGTAA
- the folE2 gene encoding GTP cyclohydrolase FolE2 has protein sequence MTMAPSLPAAPRADLPDVAHQRVPLARPLDWVGMEHIALPVRIADGQGGQLQVAASIDLSVNLANPDARGIHMSRLYLQLQDGLAREAITPAGLRHLLQDSVASQSGLATSARLKIRYEALLQRKALESDYAGWKRYPVEIDATLVDGHLQLALSFSVEYSSTCPASAALSRQANADRFAGDFATAHGLSVAAVHDWLASERGLAATPHAQRSRASVRVELRPQFDELPLVALVDALEAALGTPVQTAVKRVDEQAFARLNAENLMFCEDAARRVASVLASDARVARYDATVAHYESLHPHDAVARVSGSND, from the coding sequence ATGACCATGGCTCCCTCGCTTCCCGCGGCGCCCCGCGCCGATCTTCCCGATGTCGCGCACCAGCGCGTGCCGCTGGCCCGTCCCCTGGACTGGGTCGGCATGGAGCACATTGCGCTGCCGGTGCGCATCGCCGACGGGCAGGGCGGGCAACTGCAGGTGGCCGCCAGCATCGACCTGTCGGTGAACCTGGCCAATCCCGATGCCCGCGGCATCCACATGTCGCGCCTCTACCTGCAGCTGCAGGACGGGCTGGCGCGCGAAGCGATCACGCCGGCCGGCCTGCGGCACCTGCTGCAGGACAGTGTCGCCTCGCAGTCCGGCCTGGCGACCAGTGCGCGCCTGAAGATCCGCTACGAAGCCCTTCTGCAGCGCAAGGCGCTGGAGAGCGACTACGCCGGCTGGAAGCGCTATCCGGTGGAAATCGACGCCACGCTGGTCGACGGCCATCTCCAGCTGGCGCTGTCGTTCTCCGTCGAATACTCCAGCACGTGTCCCGCCTCCGCAGCGCTGTCGCGGCAGGCCAATGCGGACCGCTTCGCCGGCGATTTCGCCACGGCCCATGGCCTGTCGGTCGCTGCCGTGCACGACTGGCTGGCCTCCGAGCGCGGCCTGGCCGCCACCCCGCACGCCCAGCGCAGCCGCGCCAGCGTGCGGGTCGAACTGCGCCCGCAGTTCGACGAACTGCCGCTGGTCGCGCTGGTGGATGCCCTCGAGGCCGCCCTGGGCACGCCGGTGCAGACCGCCGTCAAGCGTGTCGACGAACAGGCCTTCGCCCGCCTCAACGCCGAGAACCTGATGTTCTGCGAGGACGCCGCGCGACGGGTGGCGTCGGTCCTGGCCTCGGACGCGCGCGTGGCCCGCTACGACGCCACCGTGGCGCATTACGAGAGCCTGCATCCGCACGATGCGGTCGCCCGGGTGAGCGGCAGCAACGACTGA
- a CDS encoding TRZ/ATZ family hydrolase produces MTDTAPDTCDLLIEAGFVVPVVPHGAVLENHAVAVTGGRIVALLPLAEARARFAPRETVSRPDAALIPGLVNAHTHNPMTLLRGVADDLPLKVWLQEHIWPIEGAVIGPDFVADGITLAIAEMLRGGTTCVNENYFFPDVQAATYKHHGFRARVGLPVIDFPTAWAASDDEYFDKAGEVHDQWRDDALIATAFAPHAPYTVNDANFERVRMLSDQLDVPVHLHLHETAQEVEQSLEKHGQRPIARLDRLGLVNDRLIAIHMTQLTEAEIHLCAERGVSVVHCPESNLKLASGFCPACALERAGVTLAVGTDGCASNNDLDMFSETRTAALLAKAVAQDAAALDAFSALRAATLGGAKAIGFDDRIGSIEPGKQADLVCVDLSALETQPLHHVVSQLIYATGRQQVSDVWIAGKAKLRQRVLVDIDIDGVLANARQWRERIAGIRLS; encoded by the coding sequence ATGACCGACACTGCGCCTGACACCTGCGACCTGTTGATCGAAGCCGGTTTCGTGGTGCCGGTCGTCCCGCACGGGGCGGTGCTGGAAAACCATGCGGTCGCCGTCACCGGTGGCCGCATCGTGGCCCTCCTGCCGCTGGCCGAGGCGCGCGCGCGCTTCGCGCCACGCGAGACCGTCTCGCGCCCCGACGCCGCGCTGATTCCCGGCCTGGTCAACGCGCACACCCACAACCCGATGACGCTGCTGCGTGGCGTGGCCGACGACCTGCCGCTGAAGGTCTGGCTGCAGGAGCACATCTGGCCCATCGAGGGCGCGGTGATCGGCCCGGACTTCGTCGCCGACGGCATCACCCTGGCGATCGCCGAGATGCTGCGCGGCGGCACCACCTGCGTCAACGAGAACTACTTCTTCCCCGACGTGCAGGCGGCGACCTACAAGCACCACGGGTTCCGCGCGCGGGTCGGCCTGCCGGTGATCGATTTCCCCACGGCATGGGCGGCGTCCGACGACGAGTACTTCGACAAGGCCGGCGAGGTGCACGACCAGTGGCGCGACGATGCCCTGATCGCCACCGCGTTCGCGCCGCACGCGCCCTATACGGTCAACGACGCCAATTTCGAGCGCGTGCGCATGCTGTCCGACCAGCTGGACGTGCCGGTGCACCTGCACCTGCACGAGACCGCGCAGGAAGTCGAGCAGTCGCTGGAGAAACACGGACAGCGCCCGATCGCGCGTCTGGACCGGCTGGGCCTGGTCAACGACCGCCTGATCGCCATCCACATGACCCAGCTGACCGAGGCGGAGATCCACCTCTGCGCCGAGCGCGGCGTCAGCGTGGTGCATTGCCCGGAATCGAACCTCAAGCTGGCCTCCGGCTTCTGCCCGGCCTGCGCGCTGGAACGCGCGGGCGTGACGCTGGCGGTCGGCACCGACGGCTGCGCGAGCAACAACGACCTGGACATGTTCAGCGAAACCCGCACGGCCGCGCTGCTGGCCAAGGCGGTGGCGCAGGATGCGGCGGCGCTGGACGCCTTCAGCGCCCTGCGCGCCGCCACGCTGGGTGGCGCGAAGGCGATCGGCTTCGACGACCGCATCGGCTCCATCGAGCCCGGCAAGCAAGCCGACCTGGTCTGCGTGGACCTGTCCGCGCTGGAGACGCAGCCGCTGCACCACGTGGTGTCCCAGCTGATCTACGCCACCGGCCGCCAGCAGGTCAGCGATGTGTGGATCGCCGGCAAGGCGAAGCTGCGGCAGCGGGTGCTGGTGGATATCGACATCGACGGCGTCCTCGCCAATGCGCGGCAGTGGCGCGAGCGGATCGCGGGCATTCGGCTGTCCTGA
- a CDS encoding dihydroorotase encodes MPSTVIVNARLVNEGRVTEGDLRIEDGRIARIAAEIRPQGDDLVIDAAGRLLLPGMIDDQVHFREPGMPHKGDMATESAAAVAGGLTTFMDMPNTSPPTLDAAALEDKYQRAKGRAWGNYGFYMGASNDNLDAIRTLDPKTAPGIKVFMGASTGNMLVDNPDTLDAIFREAPTPIITHCEDTPTIDANLAAFQAKYGDALSAEHHPDIRSREACIASTRLAMSLARKHGTRLHVLHISTADELALFTPGPLVQPDGRCKQITAETCIHFLRFDRADYAALGNLIKCNPAIKDAGDREALIRALVEDVIDVLATDHAPHTLEEKEKPYVQAPSGLPLVQYALVAALELVHEGRMDVTRVVQKFAHAPAQLFDVKERGYLREGYFADLVLIDDEPFTVKREDVLSKVGWSPFEGRTFRSRVGATWVNGRMVWNGEHLLGTPNGQRLEFAR; translated from the coding sequence ATGCCCTCCACCGTCATCGTCAACGCCCGTCTGGTCAACGAAGGCCGCGTCACCGAAGGTGACCTGCGCATCGAAGACGGACGCATCGCCCGCATCGCCGCCGAGATCCGGCCGCAGGGCGACGACCTGGTGATCGATGCCGCGGGCCGCCTGCTGCTGCCGGGCATGATCGACGACCAGGTCCACTTCCGCGAACCCGGCATGCCGCACAAGGGCGACATGGCCACCGAGTCCGCCGCGGCGGTCGCGGGCGGCCTGACCACCTTCATGGACATGCCCAACACCAGCCCGCCGACGCTGGACGCGGCCGCGCTGGAGGACAAGTACCAGCGTGCCAAGGGCCGGGCCTGGGGCAATTACGGCTTCTACATGGGCGCGAGCAACGACAACCTGGACGCGATCCGCACGCTCGACCCGAAGACCGCGCCGGGCATCAAGGTGTTCATGGGCGCATCCACCGGCAACATGCTGGTCGACAATCCGGACACGCTGGACGCGATCTTCCGCGAGGCGCCCACGCCGATCATCACCCACTGCGAGGACACGCCGACGATCGACGCCAACCTGGCGGCGTTCCAGGCGAAGTACGGCGACGCGCTGAGCGCCGAACACCACCCGGACATCCGCAGCCGCGAGGCCTGCATCGCGTCCACCCGGCTGGCGATGTCGCTGGCGCGCAAGCACGGCACCCGCCTGCATGTGCTGCACATCTCCACCGCCGACGAACTGGCGCTGTTCACGCCCGGGCCGCTGGTGCAGCCGGACGGCAGGTGCAAGCAGATCACCGCGGAAACCTGCATCCACTTCCTGCGCTTCGACCGCGCCGACTATGCCGCACTGGGCAACCTGATCAAGTGCAACCCCGCCATCAAGGATGCCGGCGACCGCGAGGCGCTGATCCGCGCGCTGGTGGAGGACGTGATCGACGTGCTGGCGACCGACCACGCGCCGCACACGCTGGAAGAGAAGGAAAAGCCGTACGTGCAGGCACCGTCCGGCCTGCCGCTGGTGCAGTACGCACTGGTGGCCGCACTGGAACTGGTCCATGAAGGCCGCATGGACGTGACCCGCGTGGTGCAGAAGTTCGCCCACGCGCCCGCGCAGCTGTTCGACGTGAAGGAGCGCGGCTACCTGCGCGAAGGCTACTTCGCGGACCTGGTACTGATCGACGACGAGCCGTTCACCGTGAAGCGCGAAGACGTGCTGTCCAAGGTGGGCTGGTCGCCGTTCGAGGGCCGCACGTTCCGCTCGCGGGTCGGCGCCACCTGGGTCAATGGCCGCATGGTCTGGAACGGCGAGCACCTGCTGGGCACGCCGAATGGCCAGCGCCTGGAGTTCGCGCGTTGA
- a CDS encoding diguanylate cyclase, with amino-acid sequence MGNPRRPVRGLLLWLWLSVAALPATAQTLHVSRLANDAPARDVVSGALDGRFAPAPDGLIFEADTDPRWWRVVSPVDVDAGLQPHLVVRAPYQNRITLWAGNGPPLTRSLFGDDADLAFSARALAFPLPDGVRAGQPLYLRVQSVGGTPMPLSIEPLRSVHRQDLEHVTWRAMVLGALGVLAVLALGFCIGLGERSYGFLALTLLSQALFLALAGGELRTIEIFGHVLGSDPRMARVAGMLSVIASNTFLAFYLELARNGPRILWLLRACNLLLGALILVSLATTHTWVPRLGNGVLLVATAAVLLAAVRGTVRRQRPAFFLLLSWLPMMVLTAARVGELLGWWVGPVWLIHAFPMGFALAGLVLTVGLADRMQQLRRDRDQASRLAAQDALTGVLSRTAIIEQLQREVEAAHAQGTPLSVVFFDIDHFKRINDEHGHPVGDQSLRLVATRTRGKLRKRDFLGRYGGDEMLVLLPDTTFDNALVVAEHLRAAVNNRPLTIDGRVIDTSLSLGVAQLADGETFERLLERVDVALYSSKSAGRDRVTGDLSPQPGEA; translated from the coding sequence ATGGGGAATCCACGGCGCCCGGTACGCGGCCTGCTGCTCTGGCTCTGGCTGAGCGTGGCGGCCCTGCCTGCCACTGCACAGACGCTCCACGTGTCCCGGCTCGCGAACGACGCGCCGGCGCGCGATGTCGTGTCCGGTGCGCTCGACGGGCGCTTCGCGCCCGCCCCGGACGGTCTGATCTTCGAAGCCGATACCGACCCGCGCTGGTGGCGCGTGGTCAGCCCGGTCGATGTGGATGCGGGCCTGCAGCCGCATCTGGTGGTGCGTGCGCCGTACCAGAACCGCATCACCCTGTGGGCCGGCAACGGGCCGCCGCTGACGCGGAGCCTGTTCGGCGACGACGCCGACCTGGCGTTCTCGGCGCGCGCATTGGCGTTCCCGCTGCCTGACGGCGTGCGTGCGGGGCAGCCGCTCTACCTGCGCGTGCAGTCGGTCGGCGGCACGCCGATGCCGTTGTCCATCGAGCCCTTGCGATCGGTCCATCGACAGGACCTGGAGCACGTCACGTGGCGCGCGATGGTGCTGGGCGCACTGGGCGTGCTGGCGGTGCTGGCACTGGGCTTCTGCATCGGGCTGGGCGAGCGCAGTTACGGCTTCCTCGCGCTGACCCTGCTGTCGCAGGCGCTGTTCCTGGCCCTGGCCGGCGGCGAACTGCGCACTATCGAAATATTCGGTCACGTGCTCGGTTCGGACCCGCGCATGGCCCGCGTGGCCGGCATGCTGTCGGTGATCGCCAGCAATACCTTCCTGGCGTTCTATCTGGAACTGGCGCGCAACGGGCCCCGCATCCTGTGGCTGCTGCGCGCCTGCAACCTGCTGCTGGGCGCGCTGATCCTCGTCTCGCTGGCGACGACCCACACCTGGGTGCCCCGACTCGGCAATGGCGTGCTGCTGGTGGCCACGGCCGCCGTGCTGCTGGCCGCGGTACGCGGCACGGTGCGCCGGCAGCGGCCCGCGTTCTTCCTGCTGCTTTCGTGGCTGCCGATGATGGTGCTGACCGCCGCGCGCGTGGGCGAACTGCTCGGCTGGTGGGTGGGACCGGTCTGGTTGATCCATGCGTTCCCGATGGGCTTCGCGCTGGCCGGACTGGTGCTGACGGTCGGCCTGGCCGACCGCATGCAGCAGCTGCGCCGCGATCGCGACCAGGCCAGTCGGCTCGCAGCCCAGGACGCACTTACCGGTGTGCTCTCGCGCACCGCGATCATCGAACAACTGCAGCGCGAGGTGGAGGCGGCGCATGCGCAGGGCACGCCGCTGTCGGTGGTGTTCTTCGACATCGACCACTTCAAGCGCATCAACGACGAGCATGGCCATCCGGTCGGCGACCAGAGCCTGCGGCTGGTGGCAACCCGTACGCGGGGCAAGCTGCGCAAGCGCGATTTCCTCGGTCGTTACGGCGGCGACGAAATGCTGGTGCTGCTGCCGGACACCACGTTCGACAACGCGCTGGTGGTGGCCGAACACCTGCGGGCCGCCGTGAACAACCGTCCGCTGACCATCGATGGACGCGTCATCGACACCAGCCTCAGCCTGGGGGTGGCGCAGCTGGCCGACGGCGAAACCTTCGAGCGCTTGCTGGAGCGCGTGGACGTGGCGCTGTACTCCAGCAAATCGGCCGGACGCGACCGCGTCACCGGCGACCTTTCCCCGCAACCAGGAGAAGCCTGA
- a CDS encoding M23 family metallopeptidase, giving the protein MPLVAAQDAASAVPVPQEERVVFPASVSQGALVFGKVPPGSRVTYRERALRTTGYGTVVLGVGRDETGPLRLEVATPSGRTESVSIAVTPRDWPVERIDGVPPKTVNPPPAIAARIEREQAQVTAARLRDDARADFALPFQWPVQGRISGRFGNARVYNGQPGAGHSGMDIAAPNGTPVKAPVGGIVTFAAPDLYLTGGTVLLDHGHGVSSNFLHLSRLDVKVGDRVEPGQVIGAVGATGRATGPHLHWGMNWFDVRIDPLLVLERGK; this is encoded by the coding sequence ATTCCGCTGGTCGCCGCGCAGGATGCCGCATCGGCGGTGCCGGTTCCGCAGGAAGAGCGTGTCGTGTTCCCCGCCAGCGTGTCGCAGGGCGCGCTGGTGTTCGGCAAGGTGCCGCCGGGCAGCCGCGTGACCTATCGCGAACGCGCCCTGCGGACGACCGGCTACGGCACCGTGGTGCTCGGCGTGGGCCGCGACGAGACCGGCCCACTGCGACTGGAGGTGGCCACGCCCTCCGGGCGCACGGAAAGCGTGAGCATCGCGGTGACCCCGCGCGACTGGCCGGTCGAACGCATCGATGGCGTGCCGCCGAAGACGGTCAACCCGCCGCCGGCCATCGCGGCCCGCATCGAACGCGAGCAGGCCCAGGTGACCGCCGCGCGCCTGCGCGACGATGCCCGCGCCGACTTCGCCCTGCCCTTCCAGTGGCCGGTGCAGGGCCGCATCAGCGGGCGCTTCGGCAATGCGCGTGTCTACAACGGACAGCCGGGCGCCGGCCATTCCGGCATGGACATCGCCGCGCCGAACGGCACCCCGGTCAAGGCGCCCGTCGGCGGCATCGTGACCTTCGCTGCGCCGGATCTGTATCTCACCGGCGGCACCGTGCTGCTTGATCATGGTCACGGCGTGAGCTCGAACTTCCTGCACCTGTCGCGCCTCGACGTGAAGGTGGGTGATCGCGTAGAGCCCGGACAGGTGATCGGCGCCGTCGGTGCGACCGGGCGTGCGACGGGGCCGCATCTGCATTGGGGCATGAACTGGTTCGACGTGCGCATCGACCCCTTGCTCGTCCTCGAACGCGGAAAGTAA
- the efp gene encoding elongation factor P — MASYGMNDVKNGMKILINNEPAIITDTEYVKPGKGQAFTRVKYRLIKSGRVQEITMKSTDSVEAADVVDTDMQYLYADGEYWHFMQQETFEQVQADKAGMGGAEKWLKGEEDCVVTLWNGNPIQVTPPNFVELKIIETDPGVKGDTAGTGGKPATLETGAVVRVPLFVGQDEVIKVDTRTGEYVSRVK, encoded by the coding sequence ATGGCCAGTTACGGCATGAACGACGTCAAGAACGGGATGAAGATCCTGATCAACAACGAACCGGCGATCATCACCGACACCGAGTACGTCAAGCCGGGCAAGGGCCAGGCCTTCACCCGCGTGAAGTACCGCCTCATCAAGAGCGGCCGCGTGCAGGAAATCACCATGAAGAGCACCGACTCGGTCGAGGCGGCGGACGTGGTGGACACCGACATGCAGTACCTCTACGCCGATGGCGAGTACTGGCATTTCATGCAGCAGGAGACCTTCGAGCAGGTGCAGGCCGACAAGGCCGGCATGGGCGGCGCCGAGAAGTGGCTGAAGGGCGAGGAAGACTGCGTGGTGACGCTGTGGAACGGCAACCCGATCCAGGTCACGCCGCCCAATTTCGTCGAGTTGAAGATCATCGAGACCGATCCGGGCGTGAAGGGCGACACCGCCGGTACCGGCGGCAAGCCGGCCACGCTGGAAACCGGCGCCGTGGTGCGCGTGCCGCTGTTCGTCGGCCAGGATGAAGTGATCAAGGTCGACACCCGCACCGGCGAATACGTCAGCCGTGTGAAGTGA